The following coding sequences lie in one Heyndrickxia oleronia genomic window:
- the gltS gene encoding sodium/glutamate symporter: MNLELNQITTIFLAVALLMLGGLLIKKINFLKKFCIPAPVVGGLLFAILVTILRQTGLMKITLDTSLQSLFMLTFFTTVGLGASFKLVKLGGKLLVIYWLACGVLALCQNLIGISLAKVLGIEPLLGIMIGAVSMEGGHGAATAFGGTIEGLGVNSALSVGLAAATFGLIAGGLVGGPTVKYLISKYNLKPTEVDANDEVAAAMDANSESNGIHSKKFIAQILIITFCMAAGSYLGELFSNATGFVLPNYVGAMFVAVIVRNIIDKVNNEVIDMTSINLIGDVTLGIFLSMALMSIQLWELTGLALPMVIIVFVQVIFIVLLGIFVLFKLLGKNYDAAVMVGGFTGHGLGATPNAMANMSAITEQFGPSRKAFLVVPIVGAFLIDVFAMPIIITSINLFK; the protein is encoded by the coding sequence ATGAACTTGGAATTAAATCAAATTACCACTATCTTTCTAGCTGTAGCTTTACTAATGCTAGGAGGACTACTAATAAAAAAGATAAACTTCTTAAAAAAGTTCTGTATACCAGCCCCTGTTGTAGGTGGACTCTTATTTGCCATTCTCGTTACGATTTTAAGACAAACAGGACTAATGAAAATCACCTTAGATACTTCTTTACAAAGCCTATTCATGTTGACATTCTTTACCACAGTCGGTTTAGGTGCAAGCTTTAAGCTAGTGAAACTTGGGGGTAAGCTACTGGTTATTTACTGGTTAGCTTGTGGCGTCTTAGCTTTGTGCCAAAATCTTATTGGTATATCATTGGCAAAGGTTCTTGGAATTGAACCGTTATTAGGAATAATGATTGGTGCAGTATCCATGGAAGGAGGTCATGGTGCAGCAACAGCATTCGGTGGAACTATCGAGGGACTAGGGGTCAATTCTGCCTTATCTGTAGGACTTGCAGCTGCAACATTCGGTCTTATTGCTGGAGGATTAGTAGGTGGGCCAACCGTAAAATATTTAATCTCAAAATATAATCTTAAACCAACTGAGGTTGATGCTAATGATGAAGTAGCAGCAGCAATGGATGCTAATTCTGAATCAAATGGGATTCACTCGAAGAAATTTATTGCCCAAATTCTCATCATTACGTTCTGTATGGCGGCAGGTTCTTATCTAGGGGAATTATTCTCCAATGCAACAGGCTTCGTATTACCAAACTATGTGGGTGCAATGTTTGTCGCTGTGATTGTTCGGAACATTATCGATAAAGTAAACAATGAAGTAATTGATATGACCAGTATCAATCTAATTGGTGATGTAACATTAGGAATCTTCCTTTCCATGGCGCTAATGAGCATTCAATTATGGGAATTAACAGGACTTGCCTTACCAATGGTCATCATCGTTTTTGTCCAAGTTATTTTCATTGTCCTTTTAGGTATCTTTGTTCTATTTAAATTACTTGGAAAAAACTACGATGCCGCTGTAATGGTTGGTGGCTTTACTGGACACGGACTAGGTGCAACCCCTAATGCTATGGCCAATATGTCCGCCATTACTGAACAATTCGGTCCATCACGTAAAGCATTTCTAGTTGTTCCAATTGTTGGTGCGTTCTTAATTGATGTATTTGCCATGCCGATTATCATAACAAGTATTAATTTATTTAAATAA
- the hutG gene encoding formimidoylglutamase yields the protein MYIQPSSDHWNGRVDSHTDPLSFRLHQQVKLDTPSSLSTASKGQKIFGLIGFSCDEGVRRNQGRLGAAKAPNLLKQALAKLPWHLSPSTTVVDVGTIQCEEDQLEKAQSELGQAATVLYRKGITPIILGGGHETFYGHYLGARNYLGPDETLGIINIDAHFDMRPYDKTTSSGTMFKQILDADSKSSYLCVGIQQQGNTKALFETAKKYHVKHITEEEVTSELDLSLGKINDFINQHDRIILTLCTDVISAAYAPGVSAPSPFGLHPKTVRDLIRHIVAKEKVLSFDVSEVNPVVDENNKTVTLAAQLINESLIHFHE from the coding sequence ATGTATATTCAGCCTTCTTCCGATCACTGGAATGGTAGAGTCGATAGTCACACTGATCCACTTAGTTTCCGTCTACACCAACAGGTTAAATTAGATACACCTTCCTCCCTTTCCACCGCTTCAAAAGGACAGAAAATCTTTGGATTGATTGGCTTTAGTTGTGATGAAGGAGTTAGACGTAATCAAGGACGCTTAGGCGCTGCCAAAGCCCCTAATCTACTTAAACAAGCTCTTGCGAAGTTGCCTTGGCATCTTTCCCCTTCAACAACTGTAGTTGATGTAGGGACGATTCAATGCGAAGAGGATCAGCTTGAAAAGGCGCAAAGTGAACTAGGACAAGCAGCCACCGTCCTCTATCGTAAAGGTATTACCCCAATTATCCTTGGTGGCGGCCATGAAACCTTCTATGGACATTATTTAGGTGCAAGAAACTATCTCGGCCCCGATGAAACATTAGGAATCATTAATATTGATGCCCACTTTGATATGAGGCCATATGATAAGACAACCTCCTCTGGTACAATGTTTAAGCAAATTTTAGATGCTGATTCAAAATCCAGCTACCTGTGTGTGGGCATTCAACAGCAAGGAAACACAAAAGCACTTTTTGAAACAGCCAAAAAGTATCATGTCAAACATATCACTGAAGAAGAGGTAACATCCGAACTGGATCTCTCTTTAGGAAAAATTAATGATTTTATCAATCAACATGACAGAATCATTCTAACTTTATGTACGGATGTAATTAGTGCAGCCTATGCTCCAGGAGTTAGTGCACCATCCCCATTTGGACTGCATCCCAAAACAGTAAGAGATTTAATTAGACATATTGTTGCGAAAGAAAAGGTTCTTTCCTTCGATGTTTCAGAAGTAAACCCTGTTGTTGATGAGAATAATAAAACCGTGACATTAGCGGCACAATTAATCAATGAATCTCTCATTCACTTTCACGAATAA
- a CDS encoding LysR family transcriptional regulator: protein MEIRQLRYFITVVKEQSFSKAAKLLHISQPSLSNAIMKLEKEVGIKLLERNTRGLSLTDAGQIYFFRAEELIRSLENTHKELEEVKQIGNGKISIGLIESSMFWFPKVIKKFKKSFPKIEFKLKEILGERQVIQSLIDYDIHFAVTNQPLSHEEIQLNPIYDERFILLTHEEDELNTKERITIPDLANRDFIICSTGFQTRENVLQAFANEQVTPKVMYEIERFETACSLIEQGLGITFLPESYIKHIHTSKIATHTIHSNFLKRTVYLAYLKDRYLSPAVHELMGRVERFF, encoded by the coding sequence ATGGAGATCCGTCAACTAAGGTATTTCATAACAGTTGTTAAGGAACAAAGCTTCTCAAAGGCTGCGAAACTTTTACATATATCACAGCCATCTTTAAGTAATGCAATAATGAAACTAGAGAAAGAGGTTGGGATCAAGCTATTGGAGCGGAATACTCGGGGTCTTTCATTAACGGATGCTGGGCAAATTTATTTTTTTAGGGCTGAAGAGCTAATAAGATCGCTAGAAAATACTCATAAAGAGCTTGAAGAAGTAAAGCAAATTGGTAATGGGAAAATTAGTATTGGATTAATTGAATCATCGATGTTTTGGTTTCCTAAAGTGATTAAAAAGTTTAAAAAAAGCTTTCCTAAAATAGAATTTAAGCTAAAGGAAATATTAGGGGAGAGACAGGTTATTCAATCCCTTATCGACTATGACATTCATTTTGCCGTAACGAATCAGCCTCTCAGTCATGAGGAAATTCAACTTAATCCCATCTATGATGAGCGGTTCATTCTCTTAACACATGAAGAGGATGAGTTGAATACAAAGGAACGGATTACCATTCCAGACTTAGCAAACCGAGATTTTATTATCTGCTCTACGGGATTTCAAACGAGAGAAAATGTATTACAAGCATTTGCAAATGAACAAGTAACCCCTAAGGTCATGTATGAAATCGAGCGTTTCGAAACAGCCTGTAGTTTAATTGAACAAGGTTTAGGAATCACATTTTTGCCGGAAAGCTATATCAAGCATATCCATACATCAAAAATTGCTACTCATACGATACACTCGAATTTTTTAAAACGGACGGTTTACCTTGCATATTTAAAAGATCGGTATCTTTCTCCAGCAGTGCATGAATTAATGGGAAGGGTGGAGAGATTTTTTTAA